TCATTGTCTTTTCAGACAGACTCCTGGTTTGACTGGCCGACTTCGACGCTGACGACTTCACATACTTTGGAACCAACTTTGGAGGTTCCGTCACTTTCTTTTCCAAGCTCTTGGCTCTCGATCATTACCACACCAATGACGCCTCCCAGTGTGTCTGCAACGTCAACTCGAGGCCCAACTGATGGCTCAGCATTTGGCAACGTAACGGTGATCAAGACAACAATGACTTCTACCATCAGTAGCAGTCTCGCACCAACAGGCCTATCCTCGTCTGGCAATGTCACGGTGGCCCATACCACTAGTGGGTACAACTTTTCTGAAAGTGTGGGATCCAGCAAGAGCGCATTCAGTTCTCAGTCGACCTCTCTCAACAGCTTTTCTGGTATCAGTACCGTCATCATATCTAAGCAGCCTACCAACTTCCCCTTCCCAACCAACACAAGCTTGGTTTGGCAGTCGGAAGCATCTTCAGTGTCACTCTCTGAATCTGGCAAAACCACCAGCCCCAAAGGCAGTGATGCTACATTCTCTGTGACAACAGCTGGGTTCAATAGCACTGCTCCTTATACCAACTCGACTACCATTACGGCCAGTGAAATATATCCTTCAAGTAATGGGGATGGGACGCCGTCCATGATTACTTCAGGGGCCTCTGCGTCGTGGAACACGACTAGCAGCGCTCAGAGGTTCACCAACTCAACTATCCAGACAACAGTTACCTCTACCCACATTGGCTCTGGTCTAGTTTCTGGAACTCAAACTTTGAGCGATGCAGCTGCCGTCACTCCTCAACCGCCCGCTTCGCTGAACGTTACACTCACCACCTTCACAGATGTGAAAGTAACTATCATTATGCCGACTTTCTCGACGACATCTGAGAGCAATTCACGCCCAACAGTATCGACAAGCACGGCCCCCTTCCCTCGTCCATCAAACACCACATTGACGGGAACTGGCGCTTCCCTTCCACCAAGTAGTACAGGGCCTCGAATCACCATTACGGGAACCTTGGAAGACTTTTCAACATCCAGTGTCACCATTTCACCATCGGCCGGGACAACCTATCACACTGTGAACACCACAGTGGCTGGCACCACGACTAATACTTCGGCGTCTGCTTCGGGAACAAATGAGCCACTCTTCCCGGTCTCCAACTCAACGAGTTTGGGCACTATCAGTCTCTCGACAATCGTTTCATGGAGGCCAGATCCCGAGCCATGGACGAGCTGGCCAACATTGAGCCTCACGAATGAGCCAGGTGTTTCCACATGGACTGTAAATAGCGAGATTTCAGAATGGACGTCGTACACTCGAATTACCACCAAGTCTTTGACTCCTACTTCAGTAGAGCCAAGCATTTCTGTTCACAACCTCAGCAGTGCAACCTCGGGGTCAACCTCTCATACTCGTACCACGACTGTGACCCTCACAGCCACTTTGGAAGAGTCCAGCACTTCCCCATCCACAAGTGGCAACAGGAGTAGTGCAGCCTCAGAGTCCAATTCATATACTCGTACAACAACCGTATTCCGCACTATGACTTTGGGAGGGCCAGGCGCGTCCTCACCTGCCCTCAACAGCTCAAGCAGTCGTGATtccttgtcaacctcatACACTCGTACAACGACATTGATCCTTAGAACTACTTTGGCAGAACCCCCAACATCTCAAATATCTGAGACTGCAGTTACAGATTCATCAGTTTCCACATGGGCTAACGTAACCTCCAGGGTCACTGGCTTCATGAGCACAGAGACTATCTCATTGGCCACCGTTACATCGTCGCTCTCCGGAACACTGACAACTTTCTTGACAACTGGTAGCGCAAAGGGGATATCGACTAGCCTTGAGAGTTCCGCCTTGGCACCAATCCCAGTGGGTAACTCAACTCTATCACAGGCTTCTGGGAGAACATCATCGGGAATTGATACTTTGACGGCCACACCCTTGTTGACTGGCTCAGCGGGAACAGCTACTCCATGTGAATCTACGTCTACTAGCTCATCGACCTGCACAGAATCAGTGTACGACACCCCGACCCATACAGCCATTCCAGCTAGCACCGATTGCTTGACTGCAACGAATCGACCAGACTTATCGTTTTCGTACGTATCGACAGTAACAGCCACTGAAGACGTCTCATCGACCTGCAACACAACAAGCAGCACGGTGCATTGGTCGAACATGACTCACACATTTGGTGTTAAAGGTTTGTGATATTCTTGATGGGCGAAATCATCAAACTAATGAAGTTCAGATACGGAAACGAGCACCTACCAGCCGCTTACAACAATGCGGACAGTCACAAAAGCGCAGACTGAAGAAGGATCGGGATCGGCTGGGGATGATTATCCCACGCCCACAGACAGGTTCCCCGAGGATCCCAACTTTCCATGGGGAAATGGCTCCCCaatccatcgtcatcagaaCTCGTCTGAGCTTAGCCCTGGCGAAAATGACGGCGATGACGATAGAGGTCTGAGCAAGAGAAGCAGCTGGCGCCTGCGGTGGGAGGATGTCAGAGACAAACTGGAAGGTCTCTGGTGTGGACAGGCTTTGAAGTCAGAAGACTAAGTAAGTCtcaggaggaagaaggcatGATTTGGATTGTGTTTGTAAAACATTCCCTGATTATGAAGGGAATTCATTTCTTTCTACGGACATGTTGGTTCTCCCTGTTATGGACTCCATTTCTATTCTAATTCAGCCCCGTTTGTTGGCTTCGATTCCGATTTCGGTTTCGGTATTTCGGGCAACTTGAGGGTCCGGCCAGGGATCACAGTGGTCAGACCAGGCCCAGTCAGGGCAAGGAGCCTTGGTTTATGGCGAGACGAGACTTGCAATGAGTTGGTTGAAAACACAGACGTTACGGATGTGTGTACAAGACTTATATAGTTCATGCTATTAATCGTGTCGAGATTATAATGCGTATCGCTTTTCTTTGACCAACTCATCTGGTACGGGCCTTTTTGATCGCGTGCTTTGTAACAGATAACTTCCTAGGTATGCATGGATGTGAAGGTGAGACGAATCGAATATGTACGCGTATTGCCAAGAGATAGGGACATATGTAATCGCCTAGATAAAGAAGCCGGCAAATTGGTTGTGATTAATACGACAAATTTGCTGACGCAGTTCACGAAAGTGTCTCTTACTGGTGTGCCCGTGTTGGGAGTGTACGTCGTAGATGTATGtaaataggtaggtaggtaccttatagGAAGGACCTGCGATTGCCTCTTTCTGACCAACGGTGGACGGTAAGTGGGCAAGAGGCAGGAAAGTGCATGAAATAGCTGAGCCAATCACGTTGGcgcaagaaagaaaaagtgAGGTCAAaatcgtcgtcatcggcaGGAGGGGTCGTTCCTTCCGGCCTACACTTGGACTTAACCCAAAGCGGATCCCTTGCCACCGAGACAT
The window above is part of the Fusarium musae strain F31 chromosome 6, whole genome shotgun sequence genome. Proteins encoded here:
- a CDS encoding hypothetical protein (EggNog:ENOG41); translation: MTHTFGVKDTETSTYQPLTTMRTVTKAQTEEGSGSAGDDYPTPTDRFPEDPNFPWGNGSPIHRHQNSSELSPGENDGDDDRGLSKRSSWRLRWEDVRDKLEGLWCGQALKSED